Proteins encoded together in one Variovorax paradoxus window:
- a CDS encoding TSUP family transporter translates to MEMLVVTGASLLAGFVDSIVGGGGLILVPALFAVFPGAPPATLLGTNKSASIWGTAAAAAQFSQRVQMRWGALWPAAVLGFAGSMLGAWGVTLFPGDFLRRALPIVLLGVLLYTLARKDLGRHHVPRFSGRAETLAACAIGLSIGFYDGFFGPGAGSFLVFLFVRWMGYDFLNASASAKIINTLTNAAALLLLALKGHVWWHYGLVMAVANVAGSLLGTRVALKHGAGFVRVVFIVVVSALILKTAYDAFLK, encoded by the coding sequence ATGGAAATGCTGGTGGTCACGGGCGCTTCGCTGCTCGCAGGTTTTGTCGATTCGATAGTGGGCGGCGGCGGCCTGATCCTTGTGCCGGCCCTCTTTGCCGTGTTTCCGGGCGCGCCGCCGGCCACGTTGCTGGGCACCAACAAAAGTGCTTCTATTTGGGGCACGGCGGCTGCGGCGGCCCAGTTCAGCCAGCGGGTGCAGATGCGTTGGGGCGCCCTGTGGCCCGCAGCCGTGCTCGGATTCGCGGGCTCCATGCTGGGCGCCTGGGGCGTCACTTTGTTTCCCGGCGACTTCCTGCGCCGGGCGCTGCCCATCGTGCTGCTCGGCGTGCTGCTCTACACGCTGGCGCGAAAAGACCTGGGCCGCCACCACGTGCCTCGCTTCAGCGGACGCGCCGAAACGCTGGCGGCTTGCGCCATCGGGCTGTCGATCGGGTTCTACGACGGCTTCTTCGGCCCCGGGGCGGGCAGCTTTCTGGTCTTTTTATTCGTGCGCTGGATGGGCTACGACTTCCTGAATGCTTCCGCGTCGGCCAAGATCATCAACACGCTCACCAACGCCGCGGCCCTGCTGCTGCTCGCGCTCAAGGGGCACGTGTGGTGGCACTATGGGCTGGTGATGGCGGTGGCCAACGTGGCGGGCAGCCTGCTGGGCACGCGTGTTGCGCTGAAGCACGGAGCGGGCTTTGTGCGGGTGGTGTTCATCGTGGTGGTGAGCGCACTCATCCTTAAGACCGCCTATGACGCATTCCTGAAATAG
- the chrA gene encoding chromate efflux transporter, translating into MALPESAVPVERPATVSFWQAFAYWLKLGFISFGGPAGQIALMHQELVERRRWISEKRFLHALNYCMLLPGPEAQQLATYIGWLMHRTWGGLAAGVLFVLPSLFILIGLSWAYMAYGHVPAVAGLLYGVKPAVTAIVLFAAWRIGSRVLKNAWLWAIAVAAFVAIFALRLPFPLIVLGAGAIGYIGSRFAPAYFAPGGGHGAAGASAGPALIDDNTPTPQHALFTRGRFARVLGVFLLLWLGALATLTALYGWSGALTQMAWFFTKAALLTFGGAYAVLPYVFQGAVDHYHWLTATQMIDGLALGETTPGPLIMVVSFVGFVGAWSQALFGPDALLAAGVAGATVVTFFTFLPSFLFILLGGPFIESTHGNLKFTAPLTAITAAVVGVIVNLAVFFACHVLWPKGLSGSFEFPSAVIGALAAIALFRFKAGVIPVVLASAVAGMAWQLLVR; encoded by the coding sequence ATGGCATTGCCAGAGTCCGCTGTACCCGTTGAACGCCCCGCAACCGTCAGCTTCTGGCAGGCCTTCGCCTATTGGCTCAAGCTCGGCTTCATCAGCTTTGGCGGTCCGGCGGGGCAGATTGCGCTCATGCACCAGGAGTTGGTGGAGCGCCGGCGCTGGATCTCGGAAAAGCGCTTTCTGCATGCGCTCAACTACTGCATGCTGCTGCCCGGCCCTGAAGCGCAGCAGCTCGCCACCTACATCGGATGGCTCATGCATCGCACCTGGGGCGGCCTTGCGGCGGGCGTGCTCTTCGTGCTGCCTTCGCTCTTCATCCTGATCGGGCTGTCGTGGGCGTACATGGCCTATGGGCACGTACCGGCGGTGGCGGGTTTGCTGTACGGCGTGAAGCCCGCGGTCACTGCCATCGTGCTGTTCGCCGCCTGGCGGATCGGCTCGCGGGTGCTCAAGAATGCATGGCTCTGGGCGATTGCCGTTGCCGCTTTCGTCGCGATCTTTGCGCTGCGGCTGCCTTTTCCGCTGATCGTGCTGGGGGCGGGTGCCATCGGCTACATCGGCAGCCGTTTCGCGCCGGCGTACTTCGCGCCCGGCGGCGGGCACGGTGCCGCTGGGGCCTCGGCTGGCCCGGCGCTGATCGACGACAACACGCCTACGCCGCAGCATGCACTGTTCACTAGGGGCCGCTTCGCGCGGGTGCTGGGCGTGTTCCTGCTGCTGTGGCTGGGTGCCCTGGCCACGCTCACGGCGCTGTACGGCTGGAGCGGCGCGCTCACGCAGATGGCCTGGTTCTTCACCAAGGCGGCGCTGCTGACTTTTGGCGGGGCCTACGCGGTGCTGCCCTATGTGTTCCAGGGCGCGGTCGACCACTACCACTGGCTTACGGCCACGCAGATGATCGACGGCCTCGCGCTCGGAGAAACCACGCCCGGCCCGTTGATCATGGTGGTGTCGTTCGTGGGCTTCGTCGGCGCGTGGAGCCAGGCGCTGTTCGGCCCGGATGCGCTGTTGGCTGCGGGTGTTGCAGGGGCGACGGTGGTGACCTTCTTCACCTTCCTGCCGTCGTTTCTGTTCATTCTGCTGGGCGGTCCATTCATTGAGTCGACCCACGGCAACCTGAAATTCACCGCACCGCTGACCGCCATCACCGCGGCCGTGGTCGGCGTGATCGTCAACCTGGCGGTCTTCTTCGCCTGCCACGTGCTCTGGCCGAAGGGCCTGTCGGGGTCCTTCGAGTTTCCCTCTGCCGTCATCGGCGCGCTTGCAGCCATCGCGCTCTTCCGCTTCAAGGCCGGCGTGATTCCGGTGGTGCTTGCTTCGGCAGTTGCCGGCATGGCCTGGCAACTGCTTGTGCGCTGA
- a CDS encoding tripartite tricarboxylate transporter permease — protein MELFHNLATGFGVAFTFTNLLYCLVGCILGTLIGVLPGIGPVATIAMLLPATYALPPVSALIMLAGIYYGAQYGGSTTAILVNLPGESSSVVTCIDGYQMARQGRAGPALAAAGLGSFFAGCVGTLILAAFAPPLTELAFKFGPAEYFSLMTLGLIGAVVLASGSLLKAVAMIVLGLLLGIVGTDVNSGVARFSFDIPELTDGIGFVVIAMGVFGYGEIIGNLSQPDDEREVFTHKVKGLWPTKEDFKRMTPAVLRGTALGSALGILPGGGALLAAFAAYALEKKIKMSPGEVAFGKGNIRGVASPESANNAGAQTSFIPLLTLGIPPNAVMALMVGAMTIHNIQPGPQVMTSNPELFWGLIASMWIGNAMLIVLNLPLIGMWIKLLTVPYKFLFPAIVLFCAIGVYSTNNNTFDVWMVAIFGFIGYLFIKLRTEPAPLLLGFILGPMMEENLRRALLLSRGTWSVFVTRPLSAGLLVAAALLLGIVLLPSIKAKREEAFVEE, from the coding sequence ATGGAACTGTTCCACAACCTGGCGACCGGCTTCGGCGTCGCCTTCACTTTTACCAACCTGCTGTACTGCCTGGTCGGCTGCATCCTGGGCACGCTGATCGGCGTGCTGCCGGGCATTGGCCCCGTTGCCACCATCGCAATGCTGCTGCCTGCAACGTATGCACTGCCGCCTGTGTCGGCACTGATCATGCTGGCCGGCATTTACTACGGTGCGCAATACGGCGGCTCGACCACCGCAATCCTGGTGAACCTGCCCGGGGAATCGTCCTCGGTGGTCACCTGTATCGACGGCTACCAGATGGCAAGGCAGGGCCGCGCAGGCCCCGCGCTTGCCGCGGCGGGCCTGGGCTCGTTCTTTGCCGGCTGCGTGGGCACGCTCATCCTGGCTGCGTTCGCGCCGCCGCTCACCGAACTGGCCTTCAAGTTCGGCCCGGCTGAATACTTCTCGCTGATGACCCTGGGCCTGATCGGCGCCGTGGTGCTCGCCTCCGGTTCGCTGCTCAAGGCGGTCGCCATGATCGTGCTGGGCCTGCTGCTGGGCATCGTCGGTACCGACGTCAATTCGGGCGTGGCGCGCTTCAGCTTCGACATTCCCGAGCTCACGGACGGCATCGGCTTTGTGGTGATTGCCATGGGCGTGTTCGGCTATGGCGAAATCATCGGCAACCTCTCTCAGCCCGACGACGAGCGCGAAGTGTTCACGCACAAGGTGAAGGGCCTGTGGCCCACCAAGGAAGACTTCAAGCGCATGACGCCCGCGGTGCTGCGCGGCACGGCATTGGGTTCGGCGCTCGGCATCCTGCCCGGCGGCGGCGCACTGCTGGCGGCCTTCGCGGCCTACGCGCTCGAGAAGAAGATCAAGATGAGCCCCGGCGAAGTCGCCTTCGGCAAGGGCAACATCCGCGGCGTGGCATCGCCCGAGTCGGCCAACAACGCCGGCGCGCAGACTTCCTTCATTCCGCTGCTGACCCTGGGCATTCCGCCGAATGCCGTGATGGCGCTGATGGTGGGTGCGATGACCATCCACAACATCCAGCCCGGCCCGCAAGTGATGACCAGCAACCCCGAGCTGTTCTGGGGCCTGATCGCCTCGATGTGGATCGGCAACGCGATGCTGATCGTGCTGAACCTGCCGCTCATCGGCATGTGGATCAAGCTCTTGACGGTGCCCTACAAGTTCCTGTTTCCCGCCATCGTGCTGTTCTGCGCGATTGGCGTGTACTCGACCAACAACAACACCTTCGACGTCTGGATGGTCGCGATCTTCGGCTTCATCGGCTACCTGTTCATCAAGCTCAGGACCGAGCCCGCGCCGTTGCTGCTGGGCTTCATCCTCGGGCCGATGATGGAAGAAAACCTGCGGCGCGCGTTGCTGCTTTCGCGCGGCACATGGAGCGTGTTCGTCACGCGGCCGCTGTCGGCGGGCCTGCTGGTCGCGGCGGCGCTGCTGCTGGGCATCGTGCTGCTGCCCTCCATCAAGGCCAAACGCGAAGAAGCCTTCGTCGAGGAATAA
- a CDS encoding tripartite tricarboxylate transporter TctB family protein: MRIKSQADFFSGVMFTAVGGAFAIGATTYTIGDGARMGPGYFPLMLGILLAVLGAGIMFQALVVETASGDPIGKWAWKPLAFVLGANLAFGVLLGGLPSIGLPAMGMIVAIYALTIISSMAGEHFKLRDVLVLSTILAAGSYVAFIWALKLQIQVWPTFISG; the protein is encoded by the coding sequence ATGCGTATAAAGAGTCAGGCTGACTTCTTTTCAGGAGTCATGTTCACAGCCGTGGGGGGTGCCTTCGCCATCGGCGCCACCACCTACACCATCGGCGACGGTGCCCGCATGGGCCCCGGTTACTTCCCGCTGATGCTGGGCATTCTGCTGGCCGTGCTCGGCGCCGGAATCATGTTCCAGGCACTGGTGGTCGAAACCGCCAGCGGAGACCCGATTGGCAAATGGGCGTGGAAGCCGCTGGCTTTTGTGCTGGGTGCCAACCTGGCATTCGGTGTGCTGCTGGGCGGGCTGCCCAGCATCGGACTGCCCGCCATGGGAATGATCGTTGCGATCTACGCGCTCACCATCATCTCGAGCATGGCCGGCGAACATTTCAAGCTGCGCGACGTGCTGGTGCTGTCCACCATCCTCGCTGCCGGCAGCTACGTGGCCTTCATCTGGGCGCTGAAGCTCCAGATCCAGGTCTGGCCTACTTTCATTTCGGGTTGA
- a CDS encoding RNA recognition motif domain-containing protein codes for MGKKLYVGNLAYSVRDNDLEQAFGEFGSIVSAKVMMERDTGRSKGFGFVEMGTDAEALAAVEAMNGHSLQGRALTVNEARPMEARPPRTGGGGGYGGGGGGGYGGGGGGGYGGGGGRSGGGGGYGGGGGGRGGY; via the coding sequence ATGGGCAAGAAACTCTACGTAGGCAACCTCGCCTACTCTGTGCGTGACAACGACCTGGAACAGGCTTTCGGCGAGTTCGGCTCGATCGTCAGCGCCAAGGTCATGATGGAACGCGACACCGGCCGCTCCAAGGGCTTCGGTTTCGTGGAAATGGGCACCGACGCTGAAGCGCTGGCAGCCGTTGAAGCCATGAACGGCCATTCGCTCCAGGGCCGCGCCCTGACCGTGAACGAAGCACGTCCGATGGAAGCTCGTCCCCCCCGTACCGGTGGTGGCGGCGGCTACGGCGGCGGCGGCGGTGGTGGTTACGGCGGTGGTGGTGGCGGCGGCTACGGCGGCGGCGGTGGCCGCAGCGGTGGTGGCGGTGGCTACGGCGGCGGCGGCGGTGGTCGCGGCGGCTACTAA
- a CDS encoding DUF3820 family protein, with translation MKPEDLQRLVTLEMPFGKHKGTLIADLPGNYLNWFAREGFPAGEIGRLLHLMHEIDHNGLSGLLQPLRNRPPKRDVS, from the coding sequence ATGAAACCCGAAGACCTGCAGCGGCTCGTCACGCTCGAAATGCCCTTCGGCAAACACAAGGGTACGTTGATTGCCGATTTACCCGGCAATTATCTGAATTGGTTCGCACGCGAGGGTTTTCCCGCAGGTGAAATCGGCCGTCTGCTCCATTTGATGCATGAAATAGACCACAACGGGCTCTCCGGCCTTCTGCAACCGTTGCGAAACCGCCCGCCAAAGCGTGATGTTTCGTAA
- a CDS encoding translation initiation factor Sui1, with protein MKSNQSTALVYSTEAGGRMCPECRAPIAQCRCKELKARVPATDGIVRVSHETKGRKGKGVTVIKGLALDAAALAAMGKQLKTACGTGGTVKDGTIEIQGDHRELVIAVLAKQGHVVKRAGG; from the coding sequence ATGAAGAGCAATCAGTCCACCGCCCTGGTGTATTCCACCGAAGCCGGTGGCCGCATGTGCCCCGAGTGCCGCGCGCCAATCGCGCAGTGCCGCTGCAAGGAACTCAAGGCGCGCGTTCCGGCCACTGACGGCATTGTGCGTGTATCGCACGAGACCAAGGGCCGCAAAGGCAAGGGCGTCACGGTGATCAAGGGCCTGGCGCTCGATGCGGCGGCACTCGCTGCCATGGGCAAGCAGCTCAAGACAGCCTGCGGCACGGGCGGCACGGTGAAGGACGGCACCATCGAAATCCAGGGCGACCACCGCGAACTGGTGATTGCGGTCCTCGCGAAGCAAGGCCACGTCGTCAAGCGCGCCGGGGGCTGA
- a CDS encoding DEAD/DEAH box helicase, translating to MPFDSLGLAPALVQAAAESGYAAPTAIQAAAIPAILQGRDVRGSAQTGSGKTAAFSLPLLQRLAAERATSPRRVRALVLVPTRELAAQVGEIMRSLAQHLPERLKIAIAFGGVSINPQMMSLRGGADIVVATPGRLLDLVEHNALKLNMVSMLVLDEADRLFDLGFAEELGRILALLPAQRQNLLFSATFPPAIQALADSALRDPAVIDVQGEPGTEPAIVQRVIEVDANRRTQLLRHLLKENEWDRVLVFVATQHAAQTVAEKLYKNGVYAVPFHGDIAQGTRTGILAQFKESRWDVVIATDLAARGIDIAQLPVVINYDLPRSPTDYIHRIGRTGRAGESGLAISFVSAATEAHFRLIEKRQGLHLPRERIEGFEPTEAPVPMVDASGTGGIKGKRPSKKDKLRAANALAAARQGESEQND from the coding sequence ATGCCATTCGACTCACTGGGCCTGGCCCCCGCGCTCGTGCAGGCTGCCGCCGAAAGCGGCTATGCCGCGCCGACCGCCATCCAGGCCGCGGCCATTCCCGCCATTTTGCAAGGCCGCGACGTGCGGGGTTCGGCGCAGACCGGCTCGGGCAAGACCGCCGCATTTTCGCTGCCGCTGCTGCAGCGCCTGGCGGCCGAGCGCGCCACATCGCCGCGCCGCGTGCGCGCGCTGGTGCTCGTGCCCACGCGTGAACTCGCCGCACAGGTAGGCGAAATCATGCGCAGCCTGGCGCAGCACCTGCCCGAGCGGCTCAAGATTGCCATTGCCTTCGGCGGCGTGTCGATCAACCCGCAGATGATGAGCCTGCGCGGCGGCGCCGACATCGTGGTGGCCACGCCAGGGCGGCTGCTCGACCTGGTGGAGCACAACGCGCTGAAGCTCAATATGGTTTCCATGCTTGTGCTCGACGAGGCCGACCGGCTGTTCGACCTCGGCTTTGCCGAAGAGCTGGGCCGCATCCTCGCGCTGCTGCCGGCACAGCGCCAGAACCTGCTGTTCTCGGCCACCTTCCCGCCCGCCATCCAGGCACTGGCCGACAGCGCGCTGCGCGACCCGGCGGTGATCGACGTGCAGGGCGAGCCCGGCACCGAGCCCGCCATCGTGCAGCGCGTGATCGAGGTCGACGCCAACCGCCGCACGCAGCTGCTTCGCCACCTGCTGAAAGAGAACGAGTGGGACCGGGTGCTGGTCTTCGTCGCCACGCAGCATGCGGCCCAGACCGTGGCCGAGAAGCTCTACAAGAACGGTGTGTATGCCGTGCCATTCCATGGCGACATCGCACAGGGCACGCGCACCGGCATCCTCGCGCAGTTCAAGGAGAGCCGCTGGGACGTGGTGATTGCCACCGACCTGGCCGCACGCGGCATCGACATTGCGCAGCTCCCGGTGGTGATCAACTACGACCTCCCGCGCTCGCCCACCGACTACATCCATCGCATCGGACGCACGGGCCGCGCGGGTGAAAGCGGGCTCGCCATCAGCTTTGTGAGCGCGGCCACCGAGGCGCACTTTCGCCTGATCGAAAAACGCCAGGGCCTGCATTTGCCGCGCGAGCGCATCGAAGGCTTCGAGCCGACTGAAGCCCCCGTGCCGATGGTCGATGCCTCGGGCACCGGCGGCATCAAGGGCAAGCGGCCGAGCAAGAAGGACAAGCTGCGTGCCGCAAACGCACTGGCCGCGGCGCGGCAGGGTGAAAGCGAGCAGAACGACTGA
- a CDS encoding acyl-CoA dehydrogenase family protein yields MDAELQADRAALADTVRRFAESEIAPNVQEWEDAGEFPLALYARAAELGLLGLGYPEALGGTPASYALRLPAWIALARHGKSGGVLASLFSHNIGLPPVVLHASDAVCDEVVPPVLRGEKIAALAITEPGGGSDVAGLRTTARCDGEHYVVNGEKTFITSGMRADWITVAVRTGEERGARGVSMLLVPGDSPGLTRTRLAKMGWLCSDTAQLHFDNVRVPARYLLGSEGAGFRMIMGNFNGERIGLAAGALGFAQACLDEALAWSQERKTFGAALIEHQAVRHKLVDMQMRIASTEAWLEAVSAEGDAHEAAGRFNAPKWVAKVCMLKNHATQTMQFCADQAVQILGGMGFMRGTVSERIYREVKVMMIGGGAEEIMKELAARQMGWL; encoded by the coding sequence ATGGATGCCGAACTGCAGGCCGACCGGGCCGCCCTTGCCGACACGGTGAGGCGCTTTGCTGAAAGCGAGATCGCGCCGAACGTCCAGGAATGGGAAGACGCGGGCGAGTTTCCCCTTGCGCTGTATGCACGCGCGGCAGAACTGGGCTTGCTGGGCCTTGGCTACCCGGAAGCGCTGGGCGGCACGCCGGCTTCTTATGCGCTCAGGCTGCCGGCATGGATTGCGCTCGCGCGCCACGGCAAGAGCGGTGGCGTGCTCGCAAGCCTGTTCTCGCACAACATCGGCCTGCCGCCGGTGGTGCTGCATGCGAGCGATGCGGTGTGCGACGAGGTCGTGCCGCCGGTGCTTCGCGGCGAGAAAATCGCCGCGCTCGCCATCACCGAACCTGGCGGCGGCTCCGACGTGGCGGGGCTGCGCACCACGGCACGCTGCGACGGCGAGCACTACGTGGTGAACGGCGAAAAGACCTTCATCACGTCGGGCATGCGGGCCGACTGGATCACGGTGGCGGTGCGCACCGGCGAAGAGCGCGGCGCCCGCGGCGTCTCGATGCTGCTGGTGCCCGGCGATTCACCCGGACTTACGCGCACTCGCCTCGCGAAGATGGGCTGGCTGTGCTCGGACACCGCGCAGCTTCACTTCGACAACGTGCGCGTGCCCGCACGCTATCTGCTCGGCAGCGAAGGCGCGGGCTTTCGCATGATCATGGGCAACTTCAACGGCGAACGCATCGGCCTGGCAGCGGGCGCCCTCGGGTTTGCACAAGCCTGCCTGGACGAAGCGCTGGCGTGGTCGCAGGAGCGCAAGACCTTCGGCGCCGCGCTCATCGAACACCAGGCGGTGCGCCACAAGCTGGTCGACATGCAGATGCGCATCGCGTCCACCGAGGCGTGGCTCGAGGCTGTGTCGGCAGAAGGCGATGCGCACGAGGCCGCGGGCCGCTTCAACGCGCCCAAGTGGGTTGCGAAAGTTTGCATGCTCAAGAACCACGCGACGCAGACCATGCAGTTCTGCGCCGACCAGGCCGTGCAGATCCTGGGCGGCATGGGTTTCATGCGCGGCACCGTCAGTGAACGCATCTACCGCGAAGTGAAGGTGATGATGATCGGCGGCGGCGCCGAAGAGATCATGAAGGAGTTGGCCGCGCGGCAGATGGGCTGGCTTTAG
- a CDS encoding acyl-CoA dehydrogenase family protein has translation MQYTHEHLEIQKTLRRFIDEEINPHVDEWEEAEIFPAHEVFKKLGNLGMLGLNKPEAFGGAGLDYSYAMAMAEALGHVNCGGVPMAIGVQTDMCTPALARFGSDELRREFLAPAIAGDMVGCIGVSEPGAGSDVAGLKSHARKDGGDYLISGQKMWITNSLQADWMCMLVNTSDGQSAAGYSPHRNKSLVMVPMNSPGIEKAKKIRKIGMHSSDTGLIYFDNVRVPQRYRIGEEGQGFVYQMQQFQEERLWAAASSLEPMEDCIAQTIEWAQERKMFGATLADQQWVQFKLAELKTEVEALRALTYRACDLHVQGQDVLELASMAKLKTGRLTRQVADTCLQFWGGMGFTLENRVSRLYRDGRLGSIGGGADEVMLGILAKTMGIAKRPPRG, from the coding sequence ATGCAGTACACCCACGAGCATCTCGAAATACAGAAGACGTTGCGCCGCTTCATCGACGAAGAGATCAATCCGCATGTCGACGAATGGGAAGAAGCCGAGATCTTTCCCGCGCACGAGGTCTTCAAGAAGCTCGGCAACCTCGGCATGCTGGGCCTGAACAAGCCCGAAGCCTTCGGCGGCGCGGGGCTCGACTATTCGTATGCGATGGCCATGGCCGAGGCGCTGGGGCACGTGAACTGCGGCGGCGTGCCGATGGCGATTGGCGTGCAGACCGACATGTGCACGCCCGCGCTCGCGCGCTTCGGCAGCGACGAACTGCGGCGCGAGTTCCTGGCGCCCGCCATCGCGGGCGACATGGTCGGCTGCATCGGCGTGAGCGAGCCCGGCGCCGGCAGCGACGTGGCGGGCCTCAAGAGCCATGCGCGCAAGGACGGCGGCGACTACCTCATCAGCGGCCAGAAGATGTGGATCACCAACAGCCTGCAGGCCGACTGGATGTGCATGCTGGTCAATACCAGCGACGGGCAAAGTGCAGCAGGCTACAGCCCTCATCGCAACAAGTCGCTGGTGATGGTGCCGATGAACAGCCCCGGCATCGAGAAGGCAAAGAAGATCCGCAAGATCGGCATGCACTCGAGCGACACGGGGCTCATCTACTTCGACAACGTGCGCGTGCCGCAGCGCTACCGCATCGGCGAAGAAGGCCAGGGCTTCGTCTACCAGATGCAGCAGTTCCAGGAAGAGCGGCTTTGGGCCGCCGCAAGCTCGCTCGAACCGATGGAAGACTGCATTGCGCAGACCATCGAATGGGCGCAGGAGCGCAAGATGTTCGGCGCCACGCTGGCCGACCAGCAATGGGTGCAGTTCAAGCTGGCCGAACTCAAGACCGAAGTGGAGGCGCTGCGCGCCCTCACCTACCGCGCCTGCGACCTGCATGTGCAGGGCCAGGACGTGCTCGAACTCGCCTCGATGGCCAAGCTCAAGACCGGCCGGCTCACGCGGCAGGTGGCCGACACCTGCCTGCAGTTCTGGGGCGGCATGGGCTTTACGCTCGAGAACCGGGTCTCGCGCCTTTACCGTGACGGCCGCCTGGGCTCGATCGGGGGCGGCGCGGACGAGGTGATGCTCGGCATCCTCGCGAAGACGATGGGCATCGCCAAGCGGCCGCCGCGCGGCTGA